Proteins from a genomic interval of Diospyros lotus cultivar Yz01 chromosome 6, ASM1463336v1, whole genome shotgun sequence:
- the LOC127804680 gene encoding MYB-like transcription factor EOBII has protein sequence MDKKPCNSQDPEVRKGPWTMEEDLILINYIANHGEGVWNSLAKSAGLKRTGKSCRLRWLNYLRPDVRRGNITTEEQLLIMELHAKWGNRWSKIAKHLPGRTDNEIKNYWRTRIQKHIKAAETPSAGQSLESNDQASTSQVFYAADHQTVETYSPPLYPGNMEASQASFLAESNDSIWSMEDIWSLQLLNGD, from the exons CATGGACCATGGAAGAAGACTTGATCCTCATCAACTACATCGCCAACCATGGCGAAGGTGTATGGAACTCGCTTGCTAAATCTGCTG GTCTGAAGCGTACCGGAAAAAGCTGCCGGCTCCGGTGGCTGAACTACCTCCGACCGGACGTCAGAAGAGGTAACATTACGACGGAGGAACAACTCTTGATCATGGAGCTGCATGCTAAGTGGGGAAACAG GTGGTCAAAAATTGCCAAGCATCTGCCGGGAAGAACCGATAACGAGATCAAGAACTACTGGAGGACTAGAATCCAAAAGCACATCAAAGCAGCCGAAACACCCAGTGCCGGACAAAGCTTAGAGAGCAACGACCAAGCCAGCACAAGCCAGGTTTTCTACGCCGCCGATCACCAGACAGTCGAGACTTATTCGCCGCCATTGTACCCTGGTAATATGGAGGCTTCTCAAGCCTCCTTTCTGGCTGAATCAAACGACAGCATCTGGAGCATGGAGGATATCTGGTCCTTGCAGCTTCTTAATGGCGACTAA